A stretch of DNA from Tigriopus californicus strain San Diego chromosome 11, Tcal_SD_v2.1, whole genome shotgun sequence:
CTCTAAGGCTTCTCATTGTCGACTCGGCGGCAGACAATGTCATCAAGGAAAACTACCAGAGAAGAGGAACCCAGTTACCAGATCAGACCGAACTTTGAGCAAAAGTTCCGGCCAGGTGCAGTTCGTGAACTCATTCACGGTATTCTCAATGAGGTCTTGGCCGGGAAATCCTATGAGGGCGAACTAGTGGCTTCATGGTGTGAGGAGATCTCTGACGGCATCAAAGAGAGGATCAAGAATCTCGGCTACGACCGATACAAGATTGTGGTTGAAGTGGTTTTGGGAGAACAGAGAGGCGAAGGTGTCCGCATGGGCACCAGATGTCTTTGGGACTCGGACACCGATAACTACGCTTCAGATGTGTTTATGAACGACTCCTTGTTCTGTTGTGCAGCCGCATTTGGTATCTTCTATTACTAGCATGTCGGTGTTGCAAGGCTGTAGTGTCCAGGAGCTGAAGATCAGATTCCCTGAAGTGTATGAACTCCAAGATAAGTTGCCTAACGTCAACCGAGATGGCCATTCTCCGGAACCTTCATTTGAACTGATTCATGTTAATGATTTCTCTCAGGAG
This window harbors:
- the LOC131889981 gene encoding dynein light chain Tctex-type protein 2B-like, whose amino-acid sequence is MSSRKTTREEEPSYQIRPNFEQKFRPGAVRELIHGILNEVLAGKSYEGELVASWCEEISDGIKERIKNLGYDRYKIVVEVVLGEQRGEGVRMGTRCLWDSDTDNYASDVFMNDSLFCCAAAFGIFYY